The following is a genomic window from Neodiprion virginianus isolate iyNeoVirg1 chromosome 1, iyNeoVirg1.1, whole genome shotgun sequence.
GGTCTTACGTTCCTACGTAGCAAGTAAGAGTTAAAACGGGAAAGTCGATAAAGTCTCAAAATACAGTTCCTGCATGAGTTGACGTTGTGGAAAGTAGTCAGAAAATGACTTCCATGGCGAGAATATTAGGAGGGTATATAACCGAAAATCCCTTTCAGCCGGTAATAAGCGATCAAACCGATAACACAACTTTCCCTGTTACAATTCTGACGCGTGCACAAATTaataagtgaaaatatttctagcATGGTGCCTGCAGCTGCTCCCCCCTGAAATATACCCACATCGACGTTGCTCCCCACATCCCGAGGCCACACGACCTTCCCTACAGCGGCAATCCGGTCCTGGCACTTGCCTACTGCTACCTTATCCAAGGCAAATGCCTGACTATCAGAAACGATCTACCCTTCGAGATGCAGTACGTGTGCGAAGCCGACTGCAAACCAGTCTGCATCCCCCCTTGCCAGCCGTACGCCGTACCCTGTGATCCTTGCTGCGCCCCCAATCCGCCTCCCGCTCAATGCTCCCAACCCGAGGACGGGGATCGATCTCCACAGCATCCCTATGATTCCGGCTGTCCGGCACCCTGTCAACCCTGTGATCCCTGCTGTCAAGTACTTCCACCCCAGCCTCCAGGTTCAGGAGACCAGTGTCCAACTGCCGAACAGAATTGCGTTATGGAACCTACGTACAAGCCGAACG
Proteins encoded in this region:
- the LOC124299885 gene encoding uncharacterized protein LOC124299885, which produces MTSMARILGGYITENPFQPHGACSCSPLKYTHIDVAPHIPRPHDLPYSGNPVLALAYCYLIQGKCLTIRNDLPFEMQYVCEADCKPVCIPPCQPYAVPCDPCCAPNPPPAQCSQPEDGDRSPQHPYDSGCPAPCQPCDPCCQVLPPQPPGSGDQCPTAEQNCVMEPTYKPNVKRNGLNSCT